Genomic segment of Arachis stenosperma cultivar V10309 chromosome 4, arast.V10309.gnm1.PFL2, whole genome shotgun sequence:
GCATGCATCCTTTTACATTAGTATATATAGAGAGAgtaaaaattattcaaaattactatttatacattaaaattaatttttatatatttatatataaatatattatttaattaatttttaatatatattttatattttatactggtggtggctgatgattttaataatcgatttaaatatatatctaagatgattaaaaattattagttgttgtaaaatccaaaaattcaaaatcttaaaaaatctaattttaattattacttTGAGATCAATTTTAACAAATTAAGAATGATTATAGGTAATTATATCTAAACAAACGTAAATATAattcacaataaaaaaatagctTCGATAATCtaatctaattttaaaattagttaagaCAAACACACTACTAATTAAATGGTTACCTTAAGTAGAATTGCATCAGCCTTAGGAATGGATTCAAACATGTCTCCACCAACAAAGCTCAAATTGTTGCATCCCTTCAAACTTTCCACAACCATTGGAAGATCAAATACTATACATTTGAGTGCTGGAAATTTCTCACTGATAATTTGAGCTGTGGTTCCAATTCCACCACCAACATCCACAATTGTTTCCAACCCCTCAAAGACCATGTTGTGATCCTTTAGTGCCAACTTTATCATCTGAGAATCACCGGCCATAGCGTCATTAAACAAACCCAAGAGTCTTGGATTCTTGTCAAGAAACTCCCACAAAGGTTTCCCCAAGGTGATCTCATATAGACGGCGATCTTCGTCGGAAAACCACTTGTTCAGATAATTAAAGGAATCTGAAATAACTGGATCCATAACGAACTCAACCAATGGAGATATACAAGGATTTTCAGTGCCTTTGATCAAGAGTTCTGATGCTGCTGTCAGAGCAAAtgcttccttttctttttcttcattgcCATCATGGATTCTAACCTTTGTCTTATAGATACAGCCATACAAGTATAAATATTAATCTTTTCATATATTTAAAATGCAAAtattgaaaatttcaaaatcaaagtaAGCTAAGTAAATACAAAATTAGAGAGATGGGAAAACAAAAAGATATACAACATATATAGAAACACCTATATACGGCGATTACAAGATATAGCAatgtatatattataaataCTTTTATGTGTTCAATAATTTTTTCATGATATGTTTATATTCATATTAGTTATTTATTAGTACTTATTAAATTTGTTTGACAAACGAAtaaatagtatatatatatatatatatgtgagaTTTAAGACATGTCATGCAAaatgtttaattatttatgaattCTATTAATTGTTtaatatatagtatattttttgtaagtattcaattttctaaaatattaGTCATAATTATGAATTTAGTGCAATAGTACAGTTTTGAATTTGTTCATACTAATTTAGTTAATATCCAAAATAATGAGAATTGAAATCTTAGGTTAATTAATAATACAAACAAATGAACTAAATAagtaaatacataaataaaaaataagaaaatattaattatttcgAACTCTattttggagaaaaaaaaaagatgaacgAGAGAATTATATCTaatcttaaataattttaattgttctatcaatttctataattttatcaaatttttaattaggtctctataCTTTTAACTACTGTGAcaaaaatattgaaattaacagaatattttgttaaattatatatagaataTTCAGTCAAGTGTTAAACATATTCGTTTTGCTTAACAGAATATTCCGTTAATTCCAGTATTTTTATCACGGTAGAAACTACAAATCTGATATGATATAGgactcaattgaaaaaaaaaagtataaggatctaattaaaaattaggtAAAATTATAGGGACtgatagaataattaaacctttaaTATATTAAAGTAAAAAGAAGTAGAGTGATTTGAATTATAGATTCTTACGATATCAAAGTATCCAATATACGCCATGTAGCGCATGAAAACATCAATGCGATGAACTTTAGTCGACGGAATTTTGAGAACGGAAACCAATTCTGAAAGAGTAATG
This window contains:
- the LOC130976368 gene encoding isoflavone 7-O-methyltransferase-like — its product is MASNNGRSASESFKAQALVYRHMFSILDPMCLKWIIDSRIPNIIHDHGKPITLSELVSVLKIPSTKVHRIDVFMRYMAYIGYFDITKVRIHDGNEEKEKEAFALTAASELLIKGTENPCISPLVEFVMDPVISDSFNYLNKWFSDEDRRLYEITLGKPLWEFLDKNPRLLGLFNDAMAGDSQMIKLALKDHNMVFEGLETIVDVGGGIGTTAQIISEKFPALKCIVFDLPMVVESLKGCNNLSFVGGDMFESIPKADAILLKLVLHNWSDDNCIKILKNCKDAVKVSSKDKKGKIIILETVINEEQDEPEITRLKFLMSINMQIIHGKERTKEEWENIFYEAGLYNYKIFPFTGYLSLIEVYP